In Rattus rattus isolate New Zealand chromosome 9, Rrattus_CSIRO_v1, whole genome shotgun sequence, a genomic segment contains:
- the Nthl1 gene encoding endonuclease III-like protein 1 isoform X1 has translation MNSGLRIVTRSRSRATRIASEGCREELAPRETAAEGRKSHKPVKRPRKKQKVHVAYEVANGEEGEDAEPLKVPVWEPQNWQQQLANIRIMRSKKDAPVDQLGAEQCYDITAPPKVRRYQVLLSLMLSSQTKDQVTAGAMQRLRARGLTVESILQTDDDLLGRLIYPVGFWRSKVKFIKQTTAILQQRYEGDIPASVAELVALPGVGPKMAHLAMAVAWGTVSGIAVDTHVHRIANRLKWTKKMTKSPEETRRNLEEWLPRVLWSEINGLLVGFGQQICLPVHPRCQACLNKALCPAAQGL, from the exons ATGAACTCGGGGTTGCGGATAGTGACTCGCAGTCGGAGCCGCGCGACTAGGATCGCGTCGGAAGGGTGTAGGGAGGAGCTCGCCCCGCGAGAGACTGCTGCAG aaggaagaaaaagccaCAAGCCTGTGAAACGTCCACGGAAGAAACAGAAAGTACATGTGGCCTATGAGGTTGCTAACGGTGAGGAAGGCGAAGATGCTGAACCCCTCAAAGTGCCAGTTTGGGAGCCCCAGAACTGGCAGCAGCAACTGGCCAACATCCGCATCATGAGAAGCAAGAAGGACGCACCTGTGGACCAGCTGGGTGCTGAGCAGTGCTATGACATCACTGCCCCCCCAAAG GTGAGGAGGTACCAGGTACTCTTGTCGCTGATGCTCTCCAGCCAGACCAAAGACCAGGTTACAGCGGGTGCCATGCAGCGGCTACGGGCCCGGGGCTTGACTGTGGAAAGTATCCTGCAGACCGATGATGACTTGCTGGGCAGACTCATCTACCCCGTGGGCTTCTGGAGG AGCAAGGTAAAATTCATCAAGCAGACGACTGCCATCCTGCAGCAGCGCTATGAAGGGGACATCCCTGCTTCTGTGGCAGAGCTGGTAGCCTTGCCAGGTGTTGGGCCCAAGATGGCGCACTTGGCTATGGCTGTGGCCTGGGGGACCGTATCAGGCATAG CAgtggacacacatgtgcacagaataGCCAACAGACTGAAGTGGACCAAGAAGATGACCAAGTCCCCAGAGGAGACACGTAGGAACCTGGAAGAATGGCTACCCAG GGTGCTATGGAGTGAGATCAATGGACTACTGGTGGGCTTCGGCCAACAGATTTGCCTTCCTGTCCATCCACGATGCCAGGCCTGCCTCAACAAGGCCCTGTGTCCTGCTGCCCAGGGTCTCTGA
- the Nthl1 gene encoding endonuclease III-like protein 1 isoform X2, whose product MRSKKDAPVDQLGAEQCYDITAPPKVRRYQVLLSLMLSSQTKDQVTAGAMQRLRARGLTVESILQTDDDLLGRLIYPVGFWRSKVKFIKQTTAILQQRYEGDIPASVAELVALPGVGPKMAHLAMAVAWGTVSGIAVDTHVHRIANRLKWTKKMTKSPEETRRNLEEWLPRVLWSEINGLLVGFGQQICLPVHPRCQACLNKALCPAAQGL is encoded by the exons ATGAGAAGCAAGAAGGACGCACCTGTGGACCAGCTGGGTGCTGAGCAGTGCTATGACATCACTGCCCCCCCAAAG GTGAGGAGGTACCAGGTACTCTTGTCGCTGATGCTCTCCAGCCAGACCAAAGACCAGGTTACAGCGGGTGCCATGCAGCGGCTACGGGCCCGGGGCTTGACTGTGGAAAGTATCCTGCAGACCGATGATGACTTGCTGGGCAGACTCATCTACCCCGTGGGCTTCTGGAGG AGCAAGGTAAAATTCATCAAGCAGACGACTGCCATCCTGCAGCAGCGCTATGAAGGGGACATCCCTGCTTCTGTGGCAGAGCTGGTAGCCTTGCCAGGTGTTGGGCCCAAGATGGCGCACTTGGCTATGGCTGTGGCCTGGGGGACCGTATCAGGCATAG CAgtggacacacatgtgcacagaataGCCAACAGACTGAAGTGGACCAAGAAGATGACCAAGTCCCCAGAGGAGACACGTAGGAACCTGGAAGAATGGCTACCCAG GGTGCTATGGAGTGAGATCAATGGACTACTGGTGGGCTTCGGCCAACAGATTTGCCTTCCTGTCCATCCACGATGCCAGGCCTGCCTCAACAAGGCCCTGTGTCCTGCTGCCCAGGGTCTCTGA
- the Slc9a3r2 gene encoding Na(+)/H(+) exchange regulatory cofactor NHE-RF2 isoform X2 codes for MARSWITMLPASAPGAPPVNSQLGFVQDVNGPPRELRPRLCHLRRGPQGYGFNLHSDKSRPGQYIRSVDPGSPASLSGLRAQDRLIEVNGQNVEGLRHAEVVARIKAQEDEARLLVVDPETDEHFKRLRVVPTEEHVEGPLPSPVTNGTSLAQLNGGSVCSSRSDLPGSEKDNEDGSAWKRDPFQESGLHLSPTAAEAKEKARATRVNKRAPQMDWNRKREIFSNF; via the exons ATGGCTCGCTCCTGGATTACCATGCTGCCTGCCTCCGCCCCAGGAGCCCCTCCTGTGAACTCTCAACTGGGGTTTGTTCAG GATGTCAATGGGCCCCCAAGAGAGCTGCGTCCCCGGCTCTGCCACTTACGAAGGGGACCCCAGGGCTACGGGTTCAACCTGCACAGTGACAAGTCTCGGCCTGGCCAATACATCCGCTCTGTGGACCCTggttctcctgcttctctctctggccTCCGGGCCCAAGACCGGCTCATTGAG GTGAATGGGCAGAATGTGGAGGGGCTGCGCCATGCCGAAGTTGTTGCCAGAATCAAGGCACAGGAGGATGAGGCCCGGTTGCTGGTTGTAGACCCCGAGACTGATGAACACTTCAAACGGTTGCGGGTCGTACCCACCGAGGAACACGTGGAAG GTCCACTGCCATCACCAGTCACGAACGGGACCAGCCTTGCCCAG CTCAATGGTGGCTCCGTGTGCTCTTCCCGAAGCGacctgccaggctcagagaaggaCAATGAG GATGGCAGTGCTTGGAAGAGAGACCCCTTCCAGGAAAGTGGTCTCCACCTGAGCCCCACAGCAGCCGAGGCCAAGGAGAAGGCTCGAGCTACTCGGGTCAATAAGAGGGCACCGCAGATGGACTGGAACCGGAAGCGAGAGATCTTCAGCAACTTCTGA